A segment of the Fimbriimonadaceae bacterium genome:
GGCCGATCACTGAGGCTGGCCGGCGTCGTTGCTGGTCGCGGCCGGCATCGCTCTTCGCGGAGGGCTCATGTGGATGAACGTCGATCCGACGGAGGGGGGAATGAGGGAGCAAAAGCAGCGAAGCTGAAAGCGATCACGAATAGGGCCTATCCGTCACCGTTCACTCCTGACCCTCGTCTTCTTGTCGTGTTTTCCGTCCCTCGAGGAATAGATCCCGATGGCGGCTCGGCTGGCTGCGCCAATATTGTTTCGGTGCGCTGACCTGACCTCCCAGATGGGCGGCGGCGTGCCAAGGCCAGCGCGGATCATAGAGAATAGCGCGCGCCAGGGCGATCATGTCCGCATCGCCGTTGCTCACGATTCTTTCGGCTTGGTCGTAGTCCGTGATGAGACCGACCGCAATCACCGGCATGGATACCGCCTGTTTCACCGTACGAGCAAGGGGCACCTGGTAGCCGGGGCCGACAGGAATCTGTTGCCGAGGATCGAGCCCGCCGCTGCTGATATGGATGGCCGCACAGCCGCGTGACTCCAGGGCCTTGGCAAATACGATGGTCTGCTCGATGTCCCAGCCGCCCTCCACCCAGTCGGTGCCTGATACCCGCACCGTCACAGGCCGATCAGACCGGAACGCGGCCCGGACCGCATCAAACACTTCAAGCGGAAACCGCATGCGATGTTCGAGGCGCCCGCCATACTCGTCTTCCCGGCGGTTCGAAAGCGGCGAGAGGAACTCGTGGAGCAAGTACCCATGAGCGACGTGAATCTGCACGCCGTCGAGGCCGAGCCGCCCGGCGCGCCGGGCCGAAGCGGCGAACGATTCGCGAATGCGCGTCATGGCGGTGCGATCCAAGGCTACCGGCGGATGCTCGCCTTGCGCAAACGGGATTGGCGAAGGAGCGACCGTCTGCCACCCATGCTCGTGGTGGGGAGGAAATTGTGTTCCCCCTTTCCATGGCACCTCGGTCGAGGCTTTGCGGCCTGCATGGGCCAGCTGGATGACGACCGGAATATCCGACCAGCGGCGGATGCTCTCGATCGTGTGTGCCATGGCTGCTTCAGTGGCATCGTTCCAGAGGCCGGTATCGGCGTAGGTGATGCGTCCTTCCGGCTCAACAGCTGTAGCTTCGATCGTCAGGGCCGCCGCTCCCGAGAGGGCGAGGTGGCCGAGGTGAATCAGGTGCCAATCGGTCATGTGCCCATTGACCGCCGAGTACTGGCACATCGGCGCAATGACAATCCGGTTGTCGAGCGTGAGTCCGCCGATGTGTATGGGTTCGAATAACTTCGGAGCTGGCATGGGGCACTGTCTTAGCAGGTGTTCGAGCGAGAAGAAAGGGTGGAATGGAACCCGAACCCTCCCGGACATGATGAACAGGAGCTCAATATAGGCGGCGTAATTTCGCGAGCCTCACGCCCGGGCTCGCCGATCACTGGGGCTGGACGGCGTCGTTGCCGGTCGAGGGCGGTATCGCCCTCTGCGGCGGACTCATGTGGTTGAAGGTTGATCCCGAGGAGGGGGTGAGGGCGCGATGAGGACGCGGACTGGACGGGAGTGTGTGGAAAGCGACGGAGGGGACGCGCGTGTTCCGGGGATTCTCGCAGCTATTTGTGTAGGTGAAGATAGTGCCCGGCACTCGGTCAGGTCGCCCCGCAACACTTCTTATATTTGCTGCCGCTGCCACAGGGACAGGGATCGTTGCGTCCGATTTTCAGGCCGGTTGCCGGTGTAGGGCTGAGATCGCCCGCTTCATACCGTGCCTGATAGATTGCTCGACCGAGGTGCGCATAGTCACCCAATGCGTCATGAAAGCTGTCGAGTACGGTTCCGGCCAACTGCGCGAGGCTTGTGCCTGCCCTGCCTTCTTCATGATAGGCCCTGGCCAGCGTGGGAGAGGAAAAAAAGGTCAGGGTCATCAGCGCAGCTCCCAGCGCTTCATCGAGTTCCTCCGGGGTGTATTCGTCCCAGTATTCCACCAGGTAGTCATGCCCCATGCCGAACCCCTGTGCCCAATGGCTCAGAGGCGCATCGGGCTCCAGATTGTCGAGTGGGTTCGACCGAATGTCGCAGCCAGGCGGAAGCGTGGCATGCTCGGCAGCATGCTGTCGTAGACAGTATGAATAGAGTCCCATCATGGCCTGAAGCACCTGCGCTGCCTCGGCGTGCGTGTCGTAGCCGGCGTCATGATCATCGAACACCATCGGTATCCATTCCGATGGCGGGATCGGTTCCGGCCCGTTCGCGAGGCTGAACAGAAATCCCGCCAACTGCGCATATGTCAGCGTGCCGGCCGGACGCTGCGGGGAGGCCAAAAAGTCCTGCACAAGGGCGGCCTGAGCCGCCGTGAATGGAGGGATCGTCGAGGACATGGCGCAATCATAAATCCGATCTATTCCGGATGGAAGCGGGAGTGTGGTGCTGGGGCAGACCGTTGAACCGGTTGGGATCCTGCCCTCCCCTCACTCAGGCCGCCAAGGCGGTGGCGCGCACGGATTCCAACATACGAATCAGGTCGTCCATCTCTCTCGGCTGAAACAACCCGTCTGGCCCATGTGGACTGAGATCGGTAAAGGGCGATTCATAGAGTCGGGCCGGTTCCATGACGCCATGCTCGGTCAAATGATCCACGACCAGGTTGATGAACTCAAGTTGGTTGGCAGTGAAGGTCTTCCCGGTAATGAATCCCGCGAGTGCCTCTTTGGCCGCGCTACGATCCATGCCGACGAGCGATCGCACGAAGAGACCGAGACCTTGAGCGTGTCCCGCGGCCCGACGGATATCGTCCAGCGGAGCAGCGCCGCTCTCTGCAAGGACACGCTCCAATTCGGAAAGGTCTGTGACAGTGAGCGGCTGGTTCATGCGCAACTTGGCAATCACCACATGGTCGAGGTGTTCGCGCAGGAACGCTCGAACTTTGGCCAAAAACTTAGTCTGGTCAGTACCTACCGAAAAACCGGGAAGAACAACTTCCGTCTCGCTCCCCATGAGATCTTCAAGGTCGGTGTAGACGGGCTGCCGGCGCCGCTTTTCGATAAACTGGACCAACTCGCGCAGCCGGCGACGCATCGCCTCTAGGATCGGCACCGTCACGTCCTGCCACCATTCATCACTCTGCATACCCTGGATCAAGGCCAGCTGCTCGCGGACCATCGGAATGGCGGCCTTTTCCTCCAGCAGTCCCACAATCTCCCGGACGCGGTCCCGCAGGCGGGCGAACTCCGGCTCGACACGCAACAAGGCCAACTGCAGCCTGAGAACTAAGAGATCGAAACGCTTCGCCTCTTCATTCTCAGAATTGAGTTCGGTAGGCAGGCCTGCCACCTGGTGGGAAAGCTCAGCCAGCGCGGGAGGTTCCAGGATCGCCCAGGCCCCGGGGTTGGCATACTGTTCAACGAGACGGCGGTGAGGCCGGACGACGAAGTTATTGATGTTCATCGCGGCCACCTCCCCTTGCAGCACCGTAGCGAGGGATTGACGCACCGCCGTTGTCGTTGTCGGATACCCATAGAACGCCGGCGCCTCCGGCATACCCGGGATAGGCACCTTTTTCGCCTGACCGTCAATCGTGGCAATCAGTTCCAACCGTGTCTGAAAGAGGCGTTTACCTAAGGAGGCCGCCGCCGTACCCTCAGTCCCTGGGATGTCTTGGCTGAAGAATTCCAGATTCTGGCAGTAATCGAAAATGTAGAAGGACTCCTTGTGACGGCCTGGCCCGAAGAGATCATCACAGAGGCGCGTACCACGCCCGACCATCTGCCAAAACTTCGTCTTGGATCGGACCAGCTTGAAGAAAATGAGGTTCACGACCTCGGGAATGTCGATGCCGGTATCCAGCATATCGACCGAAATCGCGATATGCGGTGCCTTGTCCTTAGTCGAAAAGTCATCGATCAGGCTCTGCGCATATTCCGTCTTGAACGTAATGACCCGAGCGAACGCACCTTTGAAATGCGGATAGTTGGCATTGAACCGCTCGGCGATAAAGTCGGCGTGGGGCTGATTTTTGGCAAAGATGATCGTCTTGCCGAGCCGATCGCCGCCGGCGACCGTGAGTCCCCGGGTCATGACATGTTCCAGCACCTTGTCGACCGTGTCCGTATTAAAGAGCCACGTGTTCACCGCTTCCGCCTCGACACGGTTTGGAACCGTGCCGTCGTCGCTCCATTCCAGGGCGTCCCACTGGTCTTTTTCGTCTTCCGAGAGCGCGTCGTACCTGATCCCCTGGCGCGGAAACCTGAGCGGCACCGAGACCGCTCGCGGCGGAACAAGAAATCCGTCGCGCACCGCCTCCTCCAATGAATACGAGTCGGTCGGCACGCCGCTTTCAAGGTCGAAGAGGCTGTAGGTGTTGCGGTCCACTTCGTCCTTGGGCGTCGCGGTGAGGCCGATCAGCAGGGAATCGAAATAATCGAAGATGGCGCGGTACTTCTGGAACACCGAGCGGTGTGCCTCATCGATGACGACCAGGTCGAAATGTCCCACGCCGAACCGCCGCTGGCCGTCAGTCGCCTCGTCGATCAGCCCCATCATGGTGGGATACGTCGAAACGTAGACACGCCCCTCCGCGTGCTTCTCGGTCACCAGGTTCACCGGGGAGGCATCCGGCAGGTACCGTTTGAAGGCGTTCACCGCCTGATTGACCAGCGCCACACGGTCGGCAAGGAACAGTACACGCTTGACCCAGTTGCACCGCATCAACAGGTCCGCAAGCGCAATCACCGTGCGTGTCTTCCCGGTCCCCGTCGCCATCACGAGCAGCGCCTTCCGCTCGTGGTCGCGCTCGAACGCCTCAGCAATCCGGCGGATGGCGCGCGTCTGGTAGTGGCGCTCGACGATTGTCGGGCTGATCGACGCAGCTGCCGGCGAGCGGCGCGTCTCCCGCCGCTGAATCGCCAGTTCCAGTTCCGCCTTCTTGTAGAATCCCTGCACCCGGCGTGGTGGATAGCGGGTGTCGTCCCAGAGCCAATGCTCGTAGCCGTTGGAATAGAAGATCAGCGGCCGCCGGGCGAACTGCCGCTCAAGGCAATCGGCATACAGCTTGGCCTGCTGCTTCCCCACCCGGGGATCGCGGCGAGTACGCTTCGCCTCCACCAGTCCTAGCGGTTTCCCGTCGTCGCCCCACAGCACATAGTCCACATAACCCTTGCCCTCCTCGTTCGGCATGCCGGTGACCTCAAACTCCCGATCGCGCGACTGATCGAGCGGCCAGCCGGCTTCCTTGAGGAGCAGGTCAATGAAATAGTCGCGGGTCTCGGTCTCCGAGTAATCGTGCCGATCCGCCTGTGCAGAGGCCGCCTTCTTCGCCTCCGCGATCTCGGCGCGCAAGCGTTGGAGCTCGGTGTCGAGCGCGGTGTTGTCGGCAAGCAGGTCCGCAAGGCACTCGTCTTTCTCCCGCAAGCGCGTTTCCAGTGCCTGCAACTGCTCGGCCGTTTGGGCCGCCGCCGGTGCAGGTCGCGGAAGGGCAGCGGGATCGAAGGTGACTCCTGGGTCAGGCCGACCGGCACGACCATAGGTGTGCGCGAGCCAGTAGGCCACATGAAACAGCTCGCGCACCGCAGCGAGCCCATCCGCCTCGGGCACGGGGCGGTGGCTATGGACCGCCCGGTTGCCGAGGGTGTTGATCACCCGCGCTTTGCTGAAGACGGCCTCACCGGCCGCCTGTTTGAAACTCGGATCGTGAATCAGGGCGGAGAGGTTGTCCTGATAGGGAAGCTTCAGTGCCGCGTCATGTTTGTAGGCCCACGTGACGGTCAGCTCCAGTGCACGCCTCGCATAGAAGCACGCCGTGCGGGGATCGGTATACACTGCCCCTTCCGCCTTCGACGCGGCCTCGAAGAGGGCGGTCCATTCGCGTTGGAGAAAGAGGAACTGGCTCACAGCCCCGACTCGCCTCCCTGCGCCTTGTCTTGCTCCAGCTCTGCGTTGAGCAGGTGCACATAGCGACGATAACTGAACACCCGATCGCGTTGCCGGCGCGTCATCTCTTGTACAATGCCAAGATTCTGCAAGTGCGCGAGCGATTTGTTCACCGTCGCGGGTGTCAGCCCTGCCGCCTTGACGAGTGTCGCCGATGTCGCCAGCGGTTGCTTCTGCATCGCCTGATGCACAGCGAGCGCGGAGGGCGCCGCACGGCCGAGCCCCGCAATGCGGTCGCGATCGTTGTCCACCAAGGTCAAGAGGGCGTGTGCGGTCATCATGGCCTGTGTGGCGGTGGCGGCAATGCCTTCTGCAAAGAAGTCCAGCCAGCGTTCCCAGTCTCCGTGCAGGCGCACGCCGTTGAGTAGTTCGTAATACAGTGCGCGGTGGGTTTTGAAAAACAGGCTAGGATACAAGAGCGGCTCGCGGAGGATGCCGTCTGCGACGAGCTGCAGCACGATCAGCAGCCGTCCGAGGCGACCGTTGCCGTCAAGGAATGGATGGATCGTCTCGAACTGCACGTGTGCCAGCGCCGCCTTGATCAGCGGCGGTGTCGGCGAAGGCTTGTCGTTGAGAAACTGCTCGAGCGCGGTAAGGGATGCCGATACGGCGTCCGCCGGGGGCGGGACGAACACCGCGTTCCCCGGCCGCGTGCCGCCGACCCAGACCTGGGAGCGGCGCACCTCGCCGGGCGTCTTGCCGCGACCGTGCGGATGATCGAGCAGTGTCGCGTGCACTCCGCACAGCAAGCGGGTGGAGATCGGCAACCCGCCGCGCAGCAGTGTGAGTCCGCGATCCAGCGCCGCGACGTAACGGCTCACCTCCCGCGCATCGTCGATCGGTACGCCTGGTTCTTCGTGGATTTCGAACAGTAGGAGATCGGCTAGCGACGACTGCGTGCCTTCGATCTGGCTCGACAGCACCGCTTCCTTACGGACGAAGCTGTAGAGCAGCAAGTCTGCATTGGGCAAGAGCGCGGTGACCGCATCGAGACGGCCGAGTGCCACCAGCGCATCGTCGAAGCGCCGGCGCAGCGCGGGGCTCCATTCCACCGGCGGCTGAGGAGGCAGCGGCGCCGGCACAAAGGCCTGGAATGACTCCTCCGGAGAGCGCACCTTCACATAGCGGCCAGGCAATGGACGATGCATGGTAGTCGCGATCCTAAAATAGTGATCGTCGCTATTTTAGGACGGTCATTTTACCTAAAACAATGTAAATCATGCGCTGCGTGCCCTCGATATGGGTGGTGTGGTGTGCTTCCAGCAACAGCGCCTGCCGGCTCATGCGTCCGATCCAATCCTCTGACAGCGTGGCCGCCTCCAGAAACCCTCGGGCACGTTCGATGAACGTGAGCGCGCCGGTGATCGGATTCGTGATGGTGAAGCGCGGGGCGAAGGACATGGCTACAGTTCTCCCCGAAAGGCGCGGTGCTGGAGGGAGGCGAAGAGCATGTTGTACTCATGAATGGCACGACGCCCCACGATCTTGCAGCGTTCGATGGCGTCGATCCGACGAGTAAACTTTCGCTGAAGCTCAATGCCTGGATTTGGAACCTCTAAAGCTCTCAAAATCTCTAGATTGATGTTCTTCTGAGCGGACTCTGGCGCCTTTTTTTCCAGGATTTTTTGTAAGAACGAGAGCCACAGCCGTACAAACTCAACGGTCGCCCTCTCTTCAGCTCTGAATCCCACCACACTATCGGGAAAACAGGCATCGAAAGTAAGAATGCCTGTCTTGGCGATATTCGCTGCAATCGTGATACACAGTGTGCCAGCTGGCCATAGTCTGCTTTGTCGTAGACCGATATCTGAGTATGTAGCTGAATAGGTGCGAATATATCCATCGCAGTTCGCAACGTCACCGGTCTGAACAAATGGGTACGGCCCACCTAACAACTCAGGCGCATTCCGAGGGCGGTGCTTGGAGACTCCGCGCTCAACGGCTCCCAAGTCATTGAGCGGCCTGAGGTCCCACGAGCGAGTGTTGGCGATGGGATCGCCGAACATGTCGAGGAAGATGGATTGGGTGAGGCGGTCGAGCTTGGCGATGGCGGTTCGGCGTTTGGCCCGCAGCTCGTCCGCCTTGTCCATGATCGCCGCTATCCGCCGCTGTTGATTTAACGGCGGAAGAGGAACTTTGACACTGGTCAAACTTTCTCGTGTTATTTGAGGCTGTGCCGTTCCCGTAATTGCCTTACCAAGGCCATGATTGCGTAGTGCGTAAACCAAGAATTTCAGATCAACCCGAGCTTCGTCGAGATCGTCGAGAGCCATCGAATTGCCAGTGACATACGATTTTGCCTCACACACATTAATCGCTCCACAGGTTGCTCCACGACATGTAATCAAAACCGTCGGCTTCTCATGATTAAACTCATTGTAAAAACCTATTTTCCCGTTCGCGCCGTAGACCGGATAGCCATTTTCCGTAAATGCATTTTGAGGAATAGTGGGCCACTGCTTCGGATTGCAGAAACTGTAGAGCGAAGCCTCGGTCCACGTTTTGAGGTCACTATCCACTAAAGCATCCCCTCCAGCTCCTTCATCCCCTGCTGAATCTCCTGCTCCAGCTTCGCCAGCTCGGCAAGAATCTCTTTCGGCGGGCGGTGCTCGATTGCCTTGTGCACCACTTCCTTGTAGCGGTTGAGCGAGAGGTCGTAACCCTGCGCGGCGATGTCGGCCTTGGGCACGCAGAAGCTCTGTGCGGTGCGCGGCCGTTCTTGCTCGTTGCCGTCTCGCTGCGCCCAACGCGCTAGGATGTCAGGCAGATTGTTCTTTGCCTGCTCATCTTCAGTCAGCGCCGTCTTCGGGACCGGGCCGAGCTTGTCCTCTGACAGGAGCGGCTGGCGCTTATCGTCGAGGCTCCAACCGTCGGCCTCGACATCGTAGAACCAGACGAAGTCCGTGCCGCCGGAGTTGGTCTTGGTGAAAACGAGGATCGCGGTCGACACGCCGGCGTAGGGCTTGAACACCCCGCCTGGCAGCTTGATTACGGCGTCGAGCTTCTGGTCTTCCACCAGGATGCGGCGCAATTCCTTGTGGGCCTTGCTGGAGCCGAATAAAACGCCGTCGGGCACAATGACCGCCGCCCGCCCGCCCGGCTTGAGCAGCCGCAGAAAGAGCGCCAGGAAGAGCAACTCGGTCTTCTTGGTCTTGACGATCTGGAGCAAGTCCTTGGCGGTATTTTCGTAGTCGAGGCTGCCGGCGAAGGGTGGATTGGCCAGCACGAGCGTGTACTTCTCCTCCTCGCCCGCATGATCCTGCGCGAGCGAGTCGCGGTAGCGGATGTCCGGGCTCTCCACCCCGTGCAACAGCATGTTCATGCTGCCGATGCGCAGCATCGTATTGTCGAAGTCGAAGCCGTGGAACATGCAGTGGTGGAAGTGCTTTCGCTGACTCGCGTCGTGCAGGAGTCTCGGAAACCGTTCGCGCAGGTGCTCCCCTGCCGCCACCAAAAAGCCGGCCGTTCCGCAGGCCGGATCGCAGATCACGTCGGTGGGTTGCGGCGCGGTCACCTCCACCATCAACCGGATGATGTGGCGCGGCGTGCGGAACTGGCCGTTTTGCCCGGCGGCTGCAATCTTGGCCAGCATGTACTCGTAGACATCGCCTTTCGTGTCGCGCGCCTCCATCGGCACATGGTCGAGCAGGTCCACCACCTTCGCCAGCAGCGCGGGCGTGGGAATGGTGAAGCGCGCGTCTTTCATATGCTGCGCGTAGGTGGAGTCGTCGTTGCCGAGCTGCCGCACGAGATCGGTGCGCAGGTAGGGAAAGAGGTGCTCGCCGACCAGGACATACATATCGGCAGGAGCAACATGCTTGAAGCGCGACCAGCGGTAGTCTTCGTAGGAACGGCCCTTCGCATCCTCCCCTTCAGGAAAGACTCGTCGCGCCATGGGTTGCTTCAACCGGTTGGCTTTGTTCTCTTCCAGCGTATGCAGATCGTCGAGGCGGCGAATGAACATGAGGTAGGTGATTTGTTCGATCACCTCCAGCGGATTCGCAATACCACCGGACCAGAAGGCATCCCAGATGCGGTCGATTTGGCTACGGATTTCGCCGGTCAGCATGCACCATTCCTCTAGGCTGATTGCCGATTCTGCACGTGCCCGGCAGGATACCTGCTTGTCTCAGCGGACACAACGCCCAGATCCGCTTTTGGATTGTCCACATGGAGAGGCGAACGACGCCTGACGGCAACGCCTCACTGAGGCTTGACCCTATCATCCGTCCGTGACATCCGGGGTCACAGGGGAACCACGTCGTCTCACGTCACCCGTGAAGCGTATTTTGTGGGGGAAGAACAGCGGCTTGTCCGGAAGGCCTTGCGCGACTTCTGCCGCTCACGCGCGTTTGACTTCCGCCGGTTGCGGCACACCTGAGCTATCCAGTCGGTAGGCGTAGGCTTCTTTCATCTTCACGTTGCCGCTGTCGGTGTAGACGAACAGACGTTGGCCGTCGGTGCGGGTTTTGACGAGGCCGTAGGCCGTACGGCTGAAGCCGTAGAAGGGGCCGCGCTTTTTGGCCTTCTTCTCGTCCTGCAGGCGGGAGAGCCCTTCCTCTGCAAAGAACGCCACCAACTCGGTGGCGAAGATGAGCGGCTCCGGCACGCGCGACCATTTGCCCAGGGCGCCTATGAGCGTGGCGCGTGGATGGATGTATTCTTTGCGCGCGCTCTCGTCGCCGCTCGACACCACGCTGACGATGGGCGACACGGCCTGCATGAACGCGCCGGAAAAATCGGCCGAGCCGTGATGCGGGACCTTGAAGACTTCCGATCGCAGATTGAGAGTGCCTTTGTTGTGTTCGCGCGCGAGAAAGCGGCTGGCCTCGTCGTTCAGGTCGCCGGAAAAGAGGAAGCTGAAGCCGCCGTAGCTCAGGCGGAGCACGATGGAATGCCCGTTGATGGTGTGGGAAGCGGAACGGCCGGGGAAGCCTTCGTCGCTGTCGTTGAGCGAGTCATGGCCGATGCGCGGTCCCGTGGGTGGTTCACCGAGAAAGCGCAGCGCCGGTGTGCCCCCGAGGTCTGTGGTGATCGGTCCTAATATGTCGATCCGCAGGTCGTCCCGATTGAAGAACTCAAAGGCCTGATTGTCGCCGAGTTGCAGGCGCCGGAAGCTGAGCGGGCTGCGGCTGTTGTAGGTGGCGAGGGTCTGCTTCCACTTCTTGAACGGCTGATTCATTTCCTTGTCGTCTACGTCGAAGAGGTTTTCTTCCAGGCCCGTAAGATACAGTCGACCGTCCACCGACTTCGTCGGGCCGAGGAGTTTGCTGTCCGGCACGGCTTTATTGTTCATGGTGCTCGGGCGTTTCACGATGCCGTTGTGGTAGACGCGCTGCGGTTGCATGAAGAGCCGTTTGCGTTTGACCTTGTTGGTTTCGGACTTGAGAATCTCGTTGAGGCCGGAGAAGTGGTCGGCGTCGCCGTGGGTGACGACGAGGCAGTCGATCTTCTTCGGTTGCTCGAGGCTGGTGTTGCGAAACCGCCCGGCCAGGTAGCGCGCGAACATCTGGTTGTCGCCGCCGTCGATGAGGATGATCTTCCCGTCGGGCGATTCGACGACCATGCCGTCGCCCTGTTGCACATCCACAAAATTGACCTTCAGAACCCGATTCTCTGCGACGGGCCTGGTCAGGTCGGCGATTGTGATACGAGAGGTTTTGGTCGGTTCGATGTAGCCGGTGATGGATTCGGGGAGGATGCTGCCGTCGGGCTTTTCGCGAAAGACCGTGATGCTGACTTCGAGGTAGGTGGCGGCCTGCTTCACCACGGTAATTTCGTCGCCCCAGGCGATCGTACGGATGTACCGTTTGCGGCCCCGCTCTCTCCACACATCCGCCAGATCGACGTTCAGCACGGCTTGTTCAGGCATCGGCTTCCTCCCCTGGCAGGCTGTTACGCGTGACCGCCGCCGGCGTCCTCGGTCGAGCATCGCCCTGCGACATTCCGCAAAGATACCCCCAGTCACCGATCGTCCCGCGGTCGTGTCGAGCCGCCGTCCTGAACAGCCTGAACACAATCG
Coding sequences within it:
- a CDS encoding Fic family protein; protein product: MHRPLPGRYVKVRSPEESFQAFVPAPLPPQPPVEWSPALRRRFDDALVALGRLDAVTALLPNADLLLYSFVRKEAVLSSQIEGTQSSLADLLLFEIHEEPGVPIDDAREVSRYVAALDRGLTLLRGGLPISTRLLCGVHATLLDHPHGRGKTPGEVRRSQVWVGGTRPGNAVFVPPPADAVSASLTALEQFLNDKPSPTPPLIKAALAHVQFETIHPFLDGNGRLGRLLIVLQLVADGILREPLLYPSLFFKTHRALYYELLNGVRLHGDWERWLDFFAEGIAATATQAMMTAHALLTLVDNDRDRIAGLGRAAPSALAVHQAMQKQPLATSATLVKAAGLTPATVNKSLAHLQNLGIVQEMTRRQRDRVFSYRRYVHLLNAELEQDKAQGGESGL
- a CDS encoding UPF0149 family protein, coding for MSSTIPPFTAAQAALVQDFLASPQRPAGTLTYAQLAGFLFSLANGPEPIPPSEWIPMVFDDHDAGYDTHAEAAQVLQAMMGLYSYCLRQHAAEHATLPPGCDIRSNPLDNLEPDAPLSHWAQGFGMGHDYLVEYWDEYTPEELDEALGAALMTLTFFSSPTLARAYHEEGRAGTSLAQLAGTVLDSFHDALGDYAHLGRAIYQARYEAGDLSPTPATGLKIGRNDPCPCGSGSKYKKCCGAT
- a CDS encoding NADH:flavin oxidoreductase/NADH oxidase, which encodes MPAPKLFEPIHIGGLTLDNRIVIAPMCQYSAVNGHMTDWHLIHLGHLALSGAAALTIEATAVEPEGRITYADTGLWNDATEAAMAHTIESIRRWSDIPVVIQLAHAGRKASTEVPWKGGTQFPPHHEHGWQTVAPSPIPFAQGEHPPVALDRTAMTRIRESFAASARRAGRLGLDGVQIHVAHGYLLHEFLSPLSNRREDEYGGRLEHRMRFPLEVFDAVRAAFRSDRPVTVRVSGTDWVEGGWDIEQTIVFAKALESRGCAAIHISSGGLDPRQQIPVGPGYQVPLARTVKQAVSMPVIAVGLITDYDQAERIVSNGDADMIALARAILYDPRWPWHAAAHLGGQVSAPKQYWRSQPSRHRDLFLEGRKTRQEDEGQE
- a CDS encoding MBL fold metallo-hydrolase is translated as MPEQAVLNVDLADVWRERGRKRYIRTIAWGDEITVVKQAATYLEVSITVFREKPDGSILPESITGYIEPTKTSRITIADLTRPVAENRVLKVNFVDVQQGDGMVVESPDGKIILIDGGDNQMFARYLAGRFRNTSLEQPKKIDCLVVTHGDADHFSGLNEILKSETNKVKRKRLFMQPQRVYHNGIVKRPSTMNNKAVPDSKLLGPTKSVDGRLYLTGLEENLFDVDDKEMNQPFKKWKQTLATYNSRSPLSFRRLQLGDNQAFEFFNRDDLRIDILGPITTDLGGTPALRFLGEPPTGPRIGHDSLNDSDEGFPGRSASHTINGHSIVLRLSYGGFSFLFSGDLNDEASRFLAREHNKGTLNLRSEVFKVPHHGSADFSGAFMQAVSPIVSVVSSGDESARKEYIHPRATLIGALGKWSRVPEPLIFATELVAFFAEEGLSRLQDEKKAKKRGPFYGFSRTAYGLVKTRTDGQRLFVYTDSGNVKMKEAYAYRLDSSGVPQPAEVKRA
- a CDS encoding DEAD/DEAH box helicase family protein, producing the protein MSQFLFLQREWTALFEAASKAEGAVYTDPRTACFYARRALELTVTWAYKHDAALKLPYQDNLSALIHDPSFKQAAGEAVFSKARVINTLGNRAVHSHRPVPEADGLAAVRELFHVAYWLAHTYGRAGRPDPGVTFDPAALPRPAPAAAQTAEQLQALETRLREKDECLADLLADNTALDTELQRLRAEIAEAKKAASAQADRHDYSETETRDYFIDLLLKEAGWPLDQSRDREFEVTGMPNEEGKGYVDYVLWGDDGKPLGLVEAKRTRRDPRVGKQQAKLYADCLERQFARRPLIFYSNGYEHWLWDDTRYPPRRVQGFYKKAELELAIQRRETRRSPAAASISPTIVERHYQTRAIRRIAEAFERDHERKALLVMATGTGKTRTVIALADLLMRCNWVKRVLFLADRVALVNQAVNAFKRYLPDASPVNLVTEKHAEGRVYVSTYPTMMGLIDEATDGQRRFGVGHFDLVVIDEAHRSVFQKYRAIFDYFDSLLIGLTATPKDEVDRNTYSLFDLESGVPTDSYSLEEAVRDGFLVPPRAVSVPLRFPRQGIRYDALSEDEKDQWDALEWSDDGTVPNRVEAEAVNTWLFNTDTVDKVLEHVMTRGLTVAGGDRLGKTIIFAKNQPHADFIAERFNANYPHFKGAFARVITFKTEYAQSLIDDFSTKDKAPHIAISVDMLDTGIDIPEVVNLIFFKLVRSKTKFWQMVGRGTRLCDDLFGPGRHKESFYIFDYCQNLEFFSQDIPGTEGTAAASLGKRLFQTRLELIATIDGQAKKVPIPGMPEAPAFYGYPTTTTAVRQSLATVLQGEVAAMNINNFVVRPHRRLVEQYANPGAWAILEPPALAELSHQVAGLPTELNSENEEAKRFDLLVLRLQLALLRVEPEFARLRDRVREIVGLLEEKAAIPMVREQLALIQGMQSDEWWQDVTVPILEAMRRRLRELVQFIEKRRRQPVYTDLEDLMGSETEVVLPGFSVGTDQTKFLAKVRAFLREHLDHVVIAKLRMNQPLTVTDLSELERVLAESGAAPLDDIRRAAGHAQGLGLFVRSLVGMDRSAAKEALAGFITGKTFTANQLEFINLVVDHLTEHGVMEPARLYESPFTDLSPHGPDGLFQPREMDDLIRMLESVRATALAA
- a CDS encoding SAM-dependent DNA methyltransferase, translated to MLTGEIRSQIDRIWDAFWSGGIANPLEVIEQITYLMFIRRLDDLHTLEENKANRLKQPMARRVFPEGEDAKGRSYEDYRWSRFKHVAPADMYVLVGEHLFPYLRTDLVRQLGNDDSTYAQHMKDARFTIPTPALLAKVVDLLDHVPMEARDTKGDVYEYMLAKIAAAGQNGQFRTPRHIIRLMVEVTAPQPTDVICDPACGTAGFLVAAGEHLRERFPRLLHDASQRKHFHHCMFHGFDFDNTMLRIGSMNMLLHGVESPDIRYRDSLAQDHAGEEEKYTLVLANPPFAGSLDYENTAKDLLQIVKTKKTELLFLALFLRLLKPGGRAAVIVPDGVLFGSSKAHKELRRILVEDQKLDAVIKLPGGVFKPYAGVSTAILVFTKTNSGGTDFVWFYDVEADGWSLDDKRQPLLSEDKLGPVPKTALTEDEQAKNNLPDILARWAQRDGNEQERPRTAQSFCVPKADIAAQGYDLSLNRYKEVVHKAIEHRPPKEILAELAKLEQEIQQGMKELEGML
- a CDS encoding restriction endonuclease subunit S — translated: MDSDLKTWTEASLYSFCNPKQWPTIPQNAFTENGYPVYGANGKIGFYNEFNHEKPTVLITCRGATCGAINVCEAKSYVTGNSMALDDLDEARVDLKFLVYALRNHGLGKAITGTAQPQITRESLTSVKVPLPPLNQQRRIAAIMDKADELRAKRRTAIAKLDRLTQSIFLDMFGDPIANTRSWDLRPLNDLGAVERGVSKHRPRNAPELLGGPYPFVQTGDVANCDGYIRTYSATYSDIGLRQSRLWPAGTLCITIAANIAKTGILTFDACFPDSVVGFRAEERATVEFVRLWLSFLQKILEKKAPESAQKNINLEILRALEVPNPGIELQRKFTRRIDAIERCKIVGRRAIHEYNMLFASLQHRAFRGEL